The DNA segment ATTAGCCATTCAGCAGTGCATTATAATCTTGCTGAAGCTTATGCTTATCAGAAGGGGCAATATGACAAGGCAATAGAAGAATATAAAAAGGCAATTGAAACGGAAAAAAATAAGACAGATTTAGAGCATACTTATATTAGGCTCGCTTTTATTTATATTAAGAAGAAGATGTATAACGAAGCGATAAAAGTATACAAAAAAGCGGTAGAATTAAATCCTCAAAATGCCGGTACCCATCAATTTTTAGGGAATGTTTACTATCTACAAAATAAAAAAAGCGAAGCAATAAAAGAATGGAAAACATCATTACAGATTTATCCTGATAATCCTCCTTTGCTCAAGAATCTGAAGGTGTTAAAGGAAGAAATACAAACTGAAATTTTGCCATAAGCCTTCCTGATTACTAGGATAGACGATAAAATCTTTCACGTTGACAAATGCCAGTTTTTGTGATATAATTATTATCGAAATAAAGGGTATTCGATAAAGGCAAACTCCGAGAAATCGGAGGATGCAAAGCCACGGAGCTAAAGACCGAATGAGGTCTATGCTAGCTGGTTGCCGAAAATACCGATCTATGCGAGCCGGGTTGCCGAAGATTCAAACTTCTTAAATCTTCTGTAACCTGGCTTTTTTATTGGATAGATAAATGCAAAAAAGGAGGTGAATTTTTTACCCAGAATTTTGCAATAAAACAAAATTTGTTAAAAAATACAAAATAATAGTCTTAACAAAAACTCCAACTAATAGGAGGCTGGTTATGAAGAATTGGAAAATTATTTTAATGGTTTTAGTAATTGGATTTACCTCTCTGATGTCAAGGGAAATAGTGTTGGCACAAAATTCGGTAAGTGAAGTAGGTACCTATTTCGAGATAACCGATAGTTCCTACTTGAATGTAACTTTAACAAGTAGCGAGGAAGTGGATATAGTATTGGAATCAATTCCTAAAATAGTTACCTTGGTTATAAAAAATAGCAGCGTGGCCCCTTCAACTGCTTTAACTTTTACTGGGTTTGAACCAAATGTTACTTACTATCGGTATCAGGACGGTAGTTTAATGGAAAGGTTTGTTACTGATTCGAATGGAGAATATTCGTTTTTGCAGGAGATATCTCAGGGACACATCGTTTTCATTTTAGAGGAAAAAATAAATACTTATATTAAACCTGATGGAACTGTTTCTCCTCCTTCTGCACCAATTAGTGTAGATGGTAATGTTTACACTTTTACCAATGATCTTGAAGGTTCACTATGTGTACAGAAAGATGGCATAACAATAAATGGAAATGGCTATAAACAAATTCCCCAGTCTGGTAGCTTTGGAATTTATCTATATTGGAAGTGGGGGGTCACTATTAAAAATGTAACTCTGGAAGGGTTTACATACGGTATCTACTTATGGGACTCGGGAAACAATATAATAAAAGATTGTACCATTCGAAACAATTGGACAGGAATTCAATTAAGTAGAGGGTCTAAACAGAATACAATAATTCAAAATACAATCTCTAACAACAGTGTGGGTATCCATGTCGGATTTACTTGGGATGGTGGGTGGGCTGCCCACAAGAATAGTATAATTGAAAACAATGTATCAAATAACGATGTATGTGGAATTTGGGTCGAATATGCTAATTGGACCTTAATAAGAGGAAATACAATATCACAGAATAACTTGGGGCTTCGTTTAAGGTGCATTGATATCCTTGATAAACCCATTTATCACAATAATTTTGTCGACAATGTTAATCAGGTAGAAATTGGGGAAAGGTGGTGTCCGTCATTTAAATGGGACGATGGCTACCCATCTGGGGGAAATTATTGGAGTGACTATACAGGTATAGATGAAAAAAGCGGTCCAAATCAAGATCAACTCGGCAAAGATGGAATCGGCGACGCAGCATATGTAATTGACGTTAATAATCAGGACGGATATCCATTTATGTATCAAGGGGCACATACTCCTGTTGATTCTCCAACAGTTACTCCTACTGAGGGCGTGACTATTACTTTTGAAGGTGGAGTAACTTCTTCTGGGTTTACAACGGTCAATATAACTGATGAAGCCCCAGAACCAATTATGTATAGGTTAGAAATTGAAGGATACGAACCGATTAAATTTTATGAGATCAGAACTACTGCCGATTATTTAGAAGGAGTAAAAATATGCATAACTTATAAGGACGAGTGGATTCCTCCAGAATACGATGAAAAGGATTTGACGCTAGTTCGTTTTTGGTACGAAGATGAAATACTTATGGAGGAAGATATCAAGCTTAAAGGGTATCCGGATACCGTTGCTAATCTTATTATAGGAAGAGCCGAATTCCTTTCCTGGTATGCACTAGTTTTACCTCCGCGTATAATTTCAGCAGATATAGATTTAGACCCAAACACTCTAAACCTAAAAAGTGCCGGCAAATGGGTAACCTGTTATATCGAATTTCCAGAAGGCTTTGATGTAGAAGATATTGATATTTCCACGGTGAAAATCTCTAAAATAAATGATGAGGAAATTACTCCTCTTATTGCTGAAGCAAAACCTACTGGAATTGGCGACCACGATTCTAATGGAATTCCTGATTTGATGGTGAAATTTAATCGCTCAACTTTAGAATCTATCCTTTCTCCTGCTGATAGCGTGAAAATAGCTGTAAGTGGCAAGACAATAGGAGAACTTGATTTTGAAGGTGATGATACGATAAGAGCAATTTTACCAGGAAGGATTCCAGATGTGGCAAGCACCAAAAGTGACAGAGGAAGTTGGTGGAGCAGTCCATTCTCAGAAAATGGAGATGACTTCTCATCCCCAAACAGCTGGAAGAAAGTAAAAAAGATTCCTCCTCCATTTCTTGAAAATGGCTGGGCAAATGGCAAGGCAAAAGGACTTGAAAAGGGGAAAGGACTAGAGAAAAAACAAATTAACTATACTTACACAACAGTAACCGACGCTGAAACAGGGGAAGTCCTCTGGCAATCAAATCTTACCTTTAAATATGGAAAGCCAGAAATTCCTCCGGGACAAGCCAAAGACAAAGGGAAACCAGAAATTCCTCCGGGACAAGAAAAGAAAATTCAATCCTTCTCTATTAAGTTTTTAGATAGTCCTTTTTAAGATTATTTCTTCTCTTGCGGGATTTCTTTGGCAGGAACTTCTTCGGGTTTAAATATTTTTGGAGTTATTGCCATTTTTACCTCAGTAATTATTTTCTCATATTTTGTCACACCAAAAAGATAACCGAGTATGGGAATATGCATTAAAAGAGGAATTCCAGTTCTGGTTTTCCTCTTTTCTTCTTTTATCAGACCGCCAATAATCGCTGTGTATCCATCCTTTAGTCTTATTATTGTCATAGCATTCCTTGTTCCAATCTGGGGATAGCCTTCCTGAGTATATGCTCCAATTGATGAAACTTCACTTGCAAGGTCAATTTCTATCTCATCATTATTATATATTGTTGGCGTAACAAGGAGTTTTATTCCTACTTCCTCAAACTGGATTGCTGTTGATGATACAACCTGACCACCGCTTGTTATTGATGAGGTAGTTATTGGTATTGGGATTCTATCACCAATTATTAGTTGCAAGTATTTTTATATCTGCTTTCTCATCTTTAAATTTTGCAAGTCCAGGGAAATACTCTCCAAGATGGCGGGAACTCACTGTTTCTGGAGGAAGAACAGCCTCAAGGGCAATTGACCAATTTGTAAGTTCCAATCCAATCTCCTTTGATTTTTTATGACTTATCTCTAAAACTTTTAGTTCAATTATCACCTGTCTTTTTGGTAAATCTGCCTTTTCAATAAGTTCTTTTGCCTCTTTAATTCTATCTGGAAAATCATAAATTTCTATGGCCCCAAGTTCTTCATTTGGATAGATTTTCATATCTGGAAGCATAATTTTTAACATTTCTGCCATTGTTTTTACTTTAGCGTATCTTAAATGAATTAACTCCTTCTCTTTTACCTTAGGAAGCGGTTGAGGAAATGAGTAAGTTACAATAAAGGTTATCAAAATAAATATTGAAAGAGTTATTCTAAATAATTTTTTCATTCTTGCTCCTTGTTGCAAGAGTTTAACATTTTATAATAAATATGTCAAATAATTTCCCAAACTATACCAAATTTCCCCTTTTTTTGTCAACCTCTTAAGACCTTGCATCTTGACTTGGGAGAGGTACTCATATATAATGGAAAACTAAAAGGAGAAAACGAATGGCAATCAAGACATTTATTGGCACAAGCGGATATAACTATTCCCACTGGTCAGACGGTGTTTTTTATCCCAAAGGTCTTCCAGAAAGGAAATGGCTGGAACACTACATGAGTTTCTTCAATACAGTAGAGCTAAATGTTTCCTTCTACAGGCTACCCAAGAAGTCCATTTTTGAAGGATGGCGAAAGAGAACTCCCGAGAACTTCACATTTGTAGTTAAAGGGAGCCGTTTCATCACTCATGTCAAGAAGTTAAAGGACTGCGAAGAACCTCTGAAGTT comes from the bacterium genome and includes:
- a CDS encoding NosD domain-containing protein; amino-acid sequence: MKNWKIILMVLVIGFTSLMSREIVLAQNSVSEVGTYFEITDSSYLNVTLTSSEEVDIVLESIPKIVTLVIKNSSVAPSTALTFTGFEPNVTYYRYQDGSLMERFVTDSNGEYSFLQEISQGHIVFILEEKINTYIKPDGTVSPPSAPISVDGNVYTFTNDLEGSLCVQKDGITINGNGYKQIPQSGSFGIYLYWKWGVTIKNVTLEGFTYGIYLWDSGNNIIKDCTIRNNWTGIQLSRGSKQNTIIQNTISNNSVGIHVGFTWDGGWAAHKNSIIENNVSNNDVCGIWVEYANWTLIRGNTISQNNLGLRLRCIDILDKPIYHNNFVDNVNQVEIGERWCPSFKWDDGYPSGGNYWSDYTGIDEKSGPNQDQLGKDGIGDAAYVIDVNNQDGYPFMYQGAHTPVDSPTVTPTEGVTITFEGGVTSSGFTTVNITDEAPEPIMYRLEIEGYEPIKFYEIRTTADYLEGVKICITYKDEWIPPEYDEKDLTLVRFWYEDEILMEEDIKLKGYPDTVANLIIGRAEFLSWYALVLPPRIISADIDLDPNTLNLKSAGKWVTCYIEFPEGFDVEDIDISTVKISKINDEEITPLIAEAKPTGIGDHDSNGIPDLMVKFNRSTLESILSPADSVKIAVSGKTIGELDFEGDDTIRAILPGRIPDVASTKSDRGSWWSSPFSENGDDFSSPNSWKKVKKIPPPFLENGWANGKAKGLEKGKGLEKKQINYTYTTVTDAETGEVLWQSNLTFKYGKPEIPPGQAKDKGKPEIPPGQEKKIQSFSIKFLDSPF
- a CDS encoding type II and III secretion system protein, translated to MQLIIGDRIPIPITTSSITSGGQVVSSTAIQFEEVGIKLLVTPTIYNNDEIEIDLASEVSSIGAYTQEGYPQIGTRNAMTIIRLKDGYTAIIGGLIKEEKRKTRTGIPLLMHIPILGYLFGVTKYEKIITEVKMAITPKIFKPEEVPAKEIPQEKK
- a CDS encoding secretin N-terminal domain-containing protein, yielding MKKLFRITLSIFILITFIVTYSFPQPLPKVKEKELIHLRYAKVKTMAEMLKIMLPDMKIYPNEELGAIEIYDFPDRIKEAKELIEKADLPKRQVIIELKVLEISHKKSKEIGLELTNWSIALEAVLPPETVSSRHLGEYFPGLAKFKDEKADIKILATNNW